In Miscanthus floridulus cultivar M001 chromosome 5, ASM1932011v1, whole genome shotgun sequence, one genomic interval encodes:
- the LOC136454958 gene encoding NAC domain-containing protein 2-like, with amino-acid sequence MAGSLPKPPPPTFAVGSSSPKPPPATFTGHPSYEELIDSYLRHRIVSGTKVSDFIHEADLYAADPDLLTSQYSPATADDGERTWYFFTTLLPRAPSKKHKKRKVDTGREGSWANNGPKTTVFSYRGGRRQWIGQHQTFAFMEKVDGKRVRSAWRMVELSLDSDEGGQEAGSSNLLVLCKVYRNPNANVDDESSMAVAEAGSEGPAASAVVTPGREDADEEIGAETAAGPGRKRKAGDKDSGAETVAASPGRQKKADGDGESAYAATTGEIFADSKDPLDAAEKAEQEETGTSDIQFYNFFGDSSAPLDAPVEAEQEPRDPRDPTFNNFFSDSQNPKKG; translated from the coding sequence ATGGCTGGCAGCCTGCCCAAGCCACCGCCTCCGACCTTCGCCGTCGGCTCCTCCTCGCCCAAGCCGCCGCCTGCGACCTTCACCGGACACCCCTCCTACGAGGAGCTCATCGACTCCTACCTGCGCCACCGGATCGTCTCCGGCACCAAGGTGAGCGACTTCATTCACGAGGCGGACCTGTATGCCGCGGACCCGGACCTGCTCACCAGCCAGTACTCGCCGGCGACTGCGGACGATGGGGAGAGGACGTGGTACTTCTTCACGACGCTGCTCCCCAGGGCCCCCTCCAAGAAGCACAAGAAACGCAAAGTGGACACCGGGAGGGAGGGAAGCTGGGCCAACAACGGACCCAAGACCACCGTGTTCTCCTACCGCGGCGGCCGCCGGCAGTGGATAGGACAGCATCAGACCTTCGCCTTCATGGAGAAAGTGGACGGCAAGCGTGTGCGTTCGGCATGGCGCATGGTGGAGCTCAGCCTCGACTCCGATGAAGGCGGCCAAGAAGCGGGCTCCTCGAACCTTCTTGTCTTGTGCAAGGTGTACCGCAACCCGAATGCCAACGTAGACGACGAGAGTTCTATGGCGGTGGCGGAAGCGGGCAGCGAGGGCCCCGCTGCGTCTGCAGTGGTGACGCCTGGACGCGAGGACGCGGACGAGGAGATTGGTGCGGAAACGGCGGCGGGGCCTGGGCGTAAGAGGAAGGCGGGCGACAAGGACTCTGGTGCGGAGACGGTGGCGGCGTCGCCTGGACGCCAGAAGAAggccgacggcgacggcgagagcgCTTATGCGGCCACGACCGGGGAAATCTTCGCTGACAGCAAGGACCCGCTTGATGCGGCGGAGAAAGCAGAACAGGAGGAGACCGGGACTTCGGACATCCAATTCTACAATTTCTTCGGTGACAGCAGTGCCCCTCTTGATGCTCCGGTGGAAGCAGAACAGGAGCCCAGAGATCCCAGGGACCCAACGTTCAACAATTTCTTCTCAGATTCGCAGAACCCAAAGAAAGGGTGA
- the LOC136452688 gene encoding auxin-responsive protein IAA5-like, which produces MSPPLEPHDYIGLSAAAAPPTPTSSSSSSSSPAPRLTLRLGLPGSESPDRDRDCCEDVAAALSLGPLPAAPKAAAASAGVSAKRAFPDPAQRPGAAAKASDDKQQASPAAPPAAKAQVVGWPPVRNYRKNTLAASASKSKAPAEEAASGCGGPMYVKVSMDGAPYLRKVDIKMYSSYEDLSMALEKMFSCFITGQSGLHKSSSKDRLTNGSKVVALKDQEYVLTYEDKDADWMLVGDLPWDYFTSICRKLKIMRRSDAVGIAPRTIEQTGQNK; this is translated from the exons ATGTCGCCGCCCCTCGAGCCCCATGACTACATCGgcctctccgccgccgccgcgccgccgaccccgacctcgtcctcctcctcctcctcctcgccggcgCCCCGCCTCACCCTGCGCCTCGGCCTGCCGGGCTCCGAGTCCCCCGACCGCGACCGGGACTGCTGCGAGGACGTCGCCGCCGCGCTCTCCCTCGGCCCGCTGCCGGCTGCCCCCAAGGCAGCCGCCGCATCCGCTGGTGTCTCCGCCAAGCGCGCCTTCCCGGACCCCGCCCAGCGCCCCGgcgctgctgccaaggctagcgACGACAAGCAGCAGGCTTCCCCCGCCGCGCCGCCGGCCGCCAA AGCGCAGGTGGTGGGATGGCCGCCCGTGCGGAACTACCGGAAGAACACCCTCGCCGCCAGCGCCTCCAAGAGCAAGGCGCCCGCGGAGGAGGCCGCGTCCGGATGCGGCGGGCCCATGTACGTCAAGGTGAGCATGGATGGCGCGCCCTACCTCAGGAAGGTGGACATCAAGATGTACTCCAGCTACGAGGACCTCTCCATGGCGCTCGAGAAGATGTTCAGCTGCTTCATCACTG GTCAAAGTGGTCTGCATAAATCATCGAGCAAAGATAGGCTGACTAATGGCTCAAAGGTGGTTGCCCTCAAAGACCAGGAATATGTCCTTACATATGAGGATAAGGATGCAGACTGGATGCTTGTTGGTGATCTTCCCTGGGA TTATTTTACCTCTATCTGTCGGAAGCTCAAAATCATGAGGCGCTCTGATGCTGTTGGAATAG CTCCAAGAACCATAGAGCAGACAGGTCAGAACAAATAA
- the LOC136454957 gene encoding secreted RxLR effector protein 161-like, translating to MEARLKLSKKKEDEAMDPTAYKSLRYIVNTRLDLAYSVGVVSRYMEAPRKQHWAAVKHILRYLKGTIGYGYKYERGTELKPILLGYSDSDFARDVEDRKSTMGVIHFLDNSLVTWASQK from the coding sequence ATGGAGGCTCGGCTCAAACTCAGCAAGAAGAAAGAGGATGAAGCTATGGATCCAACAGCCTACAAGAGTCTCAGGTACATTGTCAATACTAGGCTAGATCTAGCATACTCGGTTGGTGTTGTCAGTCGGTACATGGAGGCTCCAAGGAAACAACATTGGGCTGCTGTCAAACATATCCTGAGATATCTGAAGGGTACTATTGGGTATGGCTACAAGTATGAAAGAGGCACTGAACTGAAACCCATCTTGCTTGGGTATAGTGATAGTGACTTTGCAAGAGATGTTGAGGATAGGAAGAGCACTATGGGTGTTATACATTTCCTCGATAATAGCCTGGTTACTTGGGCTTCACAGAAGTAG